A region of Saccharococcus thermophilus DNA encodes the following proteins:
- a CDS encoding sensor histidine kinase, which yields MELWFILNKLIVWAYMAACYVYSDNTAISWFVFSSLVYFCINMVIYIVKKDAVKKGAVLLSIVLILISSFYIYPLFILLLPINLYEFASGHICKKWMLFLLLSIPILFVQEDLYSIYGLVMSFSFMSVTMAKQYTLKTEQLEDRLDQMRRDIQRLTKSLNEYHEYIKQSEYTLQLEERNRLSQRIHDQIGHSMTGALIQLEAAKRLMDMDKEKAKELLQNAIHISKEGIENIRMTLKQIKPPSEQIGMNRVRLFIEEFSAKHHIQIPLVCKGDLEVISPIQWKIIYENIAEALTNAMKYAEATVVSVEIHVLNTLIKVEVKDNGKGAEKIKKGLGIMGMEERAASVNGTVIVDGTKGFSVTTLLPIQ from the coding sequence ATGGAGCTTTGGTTCATCCTGAACAAACTCATCGTGTGGGCCTATATGGCTGCCTGTTACGTGTACTCTGATAATACCGCTATTTCTTGGTTTGTTTTTTCTTCTCTTGTCTACTTTTGTATCAATATGGTCATTTATATTGTCAAAAAAGATGCAGTGAAAAAGGGTGCGGTGCTGCTATCGATCGTTCTTATACTTATTTCGAGTTTCTATATTTACCCTTTATTTATTTTACTTTTGCCCATCAATCTATATGAATTCGCTTCTGGCCATATATGTAAAAAATGGATGCTGTTTCTCTTGCTTTCGATCCCAATTTTATTTGTCCAAGAAGACCTATATTCTATATATGGGCTTGTTATGTCATTTAGTTTTATGAGTGTTACGATGGCAAAACAGTACACGCTTAAAACGGAACAATTGGAAGACCGCCTCGATCAAATGCGGAGAGATATACAACGATTAACAAAAAGTTTAAACGAATATCATGAATACATAAAGCAGTCAGAATATACGCTCCAATTAGAGGAACGAAACCGTCTGTCACAGCGAATTCATGACCAAATCGGCCATTCCATGACCGGGGCGCTGATTCAGTTGGAAGCTGCGAAGCGCTTAATGGACATGGACAAAGAAAAAGCAAAAGAGCTATTGCAAAACGCCATCCATATCTCGAAAGAAGGAATTGAAAATATAAGAATGACGTTAAAACAAATAAAGCCCCCATCTGAACAAATCGGTATGAATCGGGTGAGATTATTCATAGAGGAATTTTCGGCTAAACACCACATTCAAATTCCGCTTGTATGCAAAGGGGATTTGGAGGTCATTTCCCCTATCCAATGGAAAATTATTTATGAGAATATTGCCGAGGCGTTAACGAATGCGATGAAATATGCGGAAGCGACTGTCGTTTCCGTTGAGATTCATGTACTTAACACTCTCATTAAAGTGGAAGTGAAAGATAATGGAAAAGGCGCCGAAAAAATAAAAAAAGGCCTTGGAATCATGGGAATGGAAGAACGGGCCGCTTCGGTAAACGGCACTGTGATTGTCGACGGCACAAAAGGCTTTTCTGTGACAACGTTGCTTCCCATTCAATGA
- a CDS encoding APC family permease, giving the protein MASLKRWIIGSPMETKQLKHEKLPKWKALAVFSSDALSSVAYATEEILLVLMLLGTSVFFYSLPIAIAILVLLLLVTLSYRQIIYAFPSGGGAYVVARDHLGTATSLVAGAALMIDYILTVAVSISSGVAALTSAFPSLLPWKVQIGVALVLLLMILNLRGITESATVFAYPTYLFIISVLVLIAAGGWQLWHEGWHGFNYKEHASAEHLFASGYSVFILLRAFASGCSAMTGVEAISNGVPSFRPNSSKNAAITMGWMSALLGTMFLGITILAAGFGVTPLEHKTVISQIGHHVFGDSIFFYLFQMVTMLILVLAANTSFAGFPQLASIIANDRFLPRRLAARGDRLVFSNGIILLSIFAIVLIITFHGETHSLIPLYAVGVFLSFTIGQSGMLKKIWKDKEMRKPTTMLTIAAGTIVTGLVTIITVVAKFTQGAWLVIVAIPLLVWMFYRIHDHYEKLGEQLKLDEQEWMLREKMLKPKVIIPISGVSKVVAQSVQYARSISNDITAVSVIFHEEEEQKLRAKWEKFYPDIPLQVIYSPYRTILWPILDYINEVEKQANGSPVTILMPQFIVKKWWHTLLHNQTAIVLRFFLIMKKDIVIATLPYHLRE; this is encoded by the coding sequence ATGGCTTCTTTAAAACGGTGGATCATTGGTTCGCCAATGGAAACAAAACAGCTAAAACATGAAAAGTTGCCGAAATGGAAAGCATTGGCGGTATTTTCTTCTGATGCGCTTTCATCGGTGGCGTATGCGACGGAAGAGATTTTATTAGTATTAATGTTGTTAGGAACGAGCGTGTTTTTTTATTCGCTGCCGATTGCAATTGCAATCTTGGTATTGTTGCTGCTTGTGACGTTATCCTATCGCCAAATCATTTACGCATTTCCGTCCGGCGGCGGAGCTTACGTAGTTGCTAGAGATCATTTGGGAACGGCGACAAGCCTCGTTGCCGGCGCGGCGTTAATGATTGATTATATTCTTACGGTAGCCGTCAGCATTAGCTCAGGAGTAGCGGCATTAACATCTGCGTTTCCAAGCTTGTTGCCGTGGAAAGTACAAATCGGAGTGGCGCTTGTATTGCTGCTAATGATTTTAAACTTGCGTGGAATCACCGAGTCAGCCACAGTGTTTGCGTACCCAACGTACTTGTTTATTATTTCCGTATTAGTGCTTATTGCCGCAGGAGGATGGCAGCTGTGGCATGAAGGATGGCATGGGTTTAATTACAAAGAGCACGCTTCCGCTGAACATCTTTTTGCTTCAGGCTATAGTGTGTTTATTTTATTAAGAGCATTTGCATCGGGATGTTCGGCGATGACAGGGGTAGAAGCCATTAGTAACGGCGTCCCGTCATTTAGACCGAATAGCTCGAAAAATGCAGCCATAACGATGGGATGGATGTCCGCTTTATTAGGAACGATGTTTTTAGGAATTACCATTTTAGCAGCGGGATTTGGCGTGACACCGCTTGAGCATAAGACCGTTATTTCCCAAATCGGCCATCATGTTTTTGGCGATAGCATTTTCTTTTACTTGTTTCAAATGGTTACGATGCTCATTTTAGTGCTGGCCGCAAATACAAGCTTTGCTGGTTTTCCACAGTTGGCTTCCATTATCGCCAACGACCGGTTTTTGCCGAGAAGATTGGCGGCACGCGGCGACCGCCTTGTATTTTCGAACGGAATTATTCTGCTAAGTATTTTTGCTATAGTACTGATTATTACATTTCACGGTGAAACCCATTCACTGATCCCGCTGTATGCGGTTGGTGTGTTTCTTTCGTTCACGATCGGCCAAAGCGGAATGCTAAAGAAAATATGGAAAGATAAAGAAATGCGAAAACCAACAACGATGCTGACCATTGCGGCAGGCACCATTGTAACGGGGCTGGTCACCATCATTACGGTAGTGGCAAAATTTACGCAAGGCGCATGGTTAGTCATTGTCGCCATTCCATTGCTGGTATGGATGTTTTACCGCATTCACGATCATTATGAAAAATTAGGCGAACAGCTAAAACTAGATGAACAAGAATGGATGCTTCGTGAAAAAATGTTAAAACCAAAAGTGATTATCCCAATTTCAGGGGTAAGTAAAGTAGTCGCGCAATCGGTGCAGTACGCACGAAGCATTTCCAACGATATTACGGCGGTCTCCGTGATTTTTCATGAGGAAGAAGAACAAAAGTTAAGAGCTAAATGGGAAAAATTTTATCCCGATATTCCATTACAGGTGATCTATTCACCGTATCGGACGATTTTGTGGCCAATATTAGACTATATTAATGAGGTGGAAAAACAGGCCAACGGTTCGCCGGTTACGATTTTAATGCCGCAATTTATCGTGAAAAAATGGTGGCATACGCTTTTGCATAACCAAACGGCGATTGTTTTGCGCTTTTTCTTGATTATGAAAAAGGACATTGTCATTGCAACATTGCCGTATCATTTACGGGAATAA
- a CDS encoding ABC transporter permease, translated as MRDLVWLIRHTLKVTFKNKKNILLYFGTPLIGIMISLLAYGGSTAKDLRVGIVNHDPQYITNDTIHFVKSIEHISVTNVKESEIDDKITSGQLDCVLIFHSRFSQSVQEGQPNHIQIVSIRGTEITGFIKSYLYHYIDNIAALGKIAKGDEHTFLEMYKRYQQSPFKISAHSLQDTSKHKYMTYQTIGYLLMIMLLSAGNLAEIIIKEKENRTYFRLLSTPISAKQYVLSNVIVNMIVMTGQIIITLLMMDKVFHIQTNIPFWQMAMILMIFSLVAIGVALMTVAFASSSASSGALQNLLIVPTCMLAGCFWPVDIMPAFVQKMADFLPQRWALDTLLKLQQGHHFGSIYLNILILFAFALAFFLIAVYKFGRNRSVGNFL; from the coding sequence ATGCGAGACCTGGTTTGGCTAATAAGGCATACATTAAAAGTGACGTTTAAAAACAAAAAAAACATATTGTTGTATTTTGGGACTCCATTGATTGGGATTATGATATCTTTACTGGCTTATGGCGGCTCTACAGCGAAGGATTTGCGTGTCGGTATTGTAAACCATGATCCTCAGTATATTACCAATGATACGATACATTTTGTCAAAAGCATTGAACATATATCGGTTACGAATGTAAAAGAGTCAGAAATAGATGACAAAATTACATCTGGGCAGCTAGACTGTGTGCTTATTTTTCATTCAAGGTTTTCACAAAGCGTTCAAGAAGGACAGCCTAACCATATTCAAATCGTTTCAATTCGGGGAACAGAAATTACAGGTTTTATCAAATCGTATCTGTATCATTATATCGATAATATTGCTGCCCTTGGCAAAATTGCAAAAGGGGATGAACATACATTTTTGGAGATGTACAAACGTTATCAGCAATCTCCGTTTAAAATATCGGCCCATTCGTTACAAGATACATCGAAACACAAATATATGACGTATCAAACAATCGGATATTTGCTCATGATCATGCTTTTATCGGCGGGAAATTTAGCCGAAATCATTATTAAAGAAAAAGAAAATCGAACGTATTTCCGATTATTATCCACCCCTATTAGTGCAAAGCAGTATGTATTATCCAATGTCATCGTTAACATGATCGTAATGACAGGACAGATTATCATTACGTTACTCATGATGGATAAAGTATTTCACATCCAAACGAATATTCCTTTTTGGCAAATGGCAATGATCCTCATGATTTTTTCCTTGGTAGCTATTGGAGTAGCGTTAATGACAGTGGCTTTTGCGAGCAGTTCCGCTTCTTCAGGAGCGTTGCAAAATTTATTGATCGTTCCTACATGCATGCTTGCGGGATGTTTTTGGCCAGTGGATATTATGCCTGCGTTTGTGCAAAAAATGGCTGACTTTCTTCCACAGCGGTGGGCGTTAGATACGTTATTGAAATTACAGCAAGGGCATCATTTCGGAAGCATATATTTAAATATACTTATTCTTTTTGCCTTTGCGCTCGCTTTTTTCTTAATCGCTGTTTACAAATTCGGGAGAAATCGTAGTGTGGGCAATTTTTTATGA
- a CDS encoding sulfatase-like hydrolase/transferase, whose translation MKRIGEKLLNKYRSLPNQYIGFFIFAIFLFWMKTYVAYLAEFNLGISNSMQEFLLFINPVSSAIFFLGLALLAKGKRAYAWLIIINFILSFILYANIVYYRFFSDFITLPTLTQTKNFGDLGGSVWELIKWYDIFYFLDTIILITIVVSKRFSLPAVQAGRYKKSIIFATAALIFTLNLALAEVDRPQLLTRTFDRNYIVKYLGVYNYLIYDAFQSMKSSTQRAFANKSDITTVLNHVQATYAKPNPKYFGKAKGMNVIYIHLESFQNFLINFKLHGQEVTPFLNSLTHDPNTFYFDNFFHQTGQGKTSDAEFMLENSLFGLPKGAVFTTKGQNTYQAAPAILHQHGYTTAVFHGNYKTFWNRDEIYKSFGFDHFFDASYYDMNDHDVLNYGLKDKPFFRESIPLLETLKEPFYVKFITLSNHFPYPISEEDATIGPADTGDSTVDRYFQTARYLDEAVKEFFDYLKKSGLYNRSVIILYGDHYGISENHNKAMSQLLGKEITPFENAQLQRVPLFIHVPGVKGGVIHKYGGQIDVLPTLLHLLGIDTKNYVQFGTDLLSPEHQEIVPFRNGDFVSPTVTEVNGKFYDSKTGQPLQATPEMKRMEQIVRTKLDLSDKVVYGDLLRFYTPKGFKPVDPSKYDYTNRENKDEGSN comes from the coding sequence GTGAAGAGGATTGGTGAAAAGTTGTTAAATAAATACCGTTCTCTCCCTAACCAATATATTGGTTTTTTTATTTTTGCTATATTTTTGTTTTGGATGAAAACGTATGTGGCTTATCTAGCGGAATTTAACTTAGGCATAAGCAATTCCATGCAGGAATTTTTGTTATTCATTAACCCGGTAAGTTCAGCGATCTTCTTTTTAGGCTTAGCGTTATTGGCGAAAGGAAAACGAGCGTACGCTTGGCTTATTATTATTAATTTCATTTTATCGTTTATTTTATACGCCAATATTGTATACTACCGTTTCTTTAGCGACTTTATTACATTGCCAACGCTGACACAAACGAAAAACTTTGGCGACCTTGGCGGAAGTGTTTGGGAATTAATCAAGTGGTACGATATTTTCTATTTTTTAGATACGATTATTTTAATAACGATTGTCGTTTCGAAACGTTTCTCTCTGCCAGCAGTACAGGCCGGACGCTACAAAAAAAGCATTATATTCGCGACCGCTGCTCTCATTTTTACCTTGAACCTTGCGTTAGCGGAAGTGGATCGCCCGCAACTGCTGACAAGAACGTTTGACCGCAACTACATTGTGAAATATTTAGGGGTTTACAACTATTTAATCTATGACGCTTTTCAAAGCATGAAATCATCAACACAGCGCGCGTTTGCGAATAAAAGCGATATAACAACGGTTTTAAACCACGTGCAAGCAACGTACGCCAAACCGAATCCGAAATATTTCGGTAAGGCAAAAGGAATGAATGTGATTTACATTCATTTGGAATCATTTCAAAACTTTTTGATCAACTTTAAATTGCACGGTCAAGAGGTAACGCCGTTTTTAAATTCGCTTACGCATGATCCGAACACCTTTTACTTTGATAACTTCTTCCACCAAACAGGGCAAGGGAAAACATCCGATGCTGAGTTTATGTTAGAAAACTCATTGTTTGGACTGCCGAAAGGGGCCGTGTTTACGACAAAAGGGCAAAACACGTACCAAGCAGCGCCGGCGATTCTTCATCAGCACGGATATACAACAGCGGTGTTCCACGGCAACTATAAAACGTTCTGGAACCGTGATGAAATTTATAAATCATTTGGGTTCGACCACTTCTTTGATGCAAGCTATTATGATATGAATGATCATGATGTTCTTAACTATGGATTAAAGGACAAACCGTTCTTTAGAGAATCCATTCCATTATTAGAAACACTAAAAGAACCATTTTATGTCAAGTTTATCACGCTATCGAACCACTTCCCTTATCCAATTAGCGAAGAAGATGCTACGATCGGACCGGCAGATACCGGCGATAGCACGGTAGACCGTTATTTCCAAACGGCTCGCTATTTGGACGAGGCAGTAAAAGAGTTCTTTGATTACCTTAAAAAATCCGGTTTGTACAACCGTTCCGTCATCATTTTATATGGTGACCATTATGGAATTTCCGAAAACCATAATAAAGCAATGTCACAATTGTTAGGAAAAGAAATTACACCATTTGAAAACGCGCAATTGCAACGAGTACCTTTATTTATCCATGTTCCGGGTGTCAAAGGCGGAGTCATTCATAAATACGGCGGACAAATCGACGTATTGCCAACACTTCTTCACTTGTTAGGAATCGATACGAAAAACTATGTCCAATTCGGTACAGACTTGTTGTCACCAGAACATCAAGAAATCGTACCATTCCGCAACGGCGACTTTGTCAGTCCAACGGTTACCGAGGTCAACGGCAAGTTTTATGATTCCAAAACAGGCCAGCCGTTACAAGCAACGCCTGAAATGAAACGTATGGAACAAATCGTCCGGACCAAACTCGACCTTTCCGATAAAGTTGTGTACGGTGACTTGTTGCGATTCTATACACCGAAAGGATTTAAGCCAGTCGATCCATCCAAATATGATTATACGAATCGTGAAAATAAAGACGAGGGAAGCAACTGA
- the ytaF gene encoding sporulation membrane protein YtaF has translation MWKYISMIMLAFAVSMDSLSIGVTYGIRKIQFPLRSKLVIACMSGVMLLLSMYVGSVLLLFLPMQVERWLASAILIALGVWAIYNVVKEEEDKYETLEPLVAAPPRMKVWRFQSERFGIVIQVLKRPTLGDLDHSGSISMKEAILIGFALSMDAFGAGISASILGYSPLILALLVCTLNIVFIGLGLKAGNLLSKTKAVKKATVIPGTILICLGITKMFF, from the coding sequence ATGTGGAAATATATATCGATGATCATGTTGGCCTTTGCCGTTAGTATGGACAGTTTAAGCATTGGAGTGACATACGGAATCAGGAAAATTCAATTTCCACTTCGCTCCAAGCTGGTTATCGCATGTATGTCTGGCGTGATGTTGTTATTATCCATGTATGTCGGCAGTGTTCTTTTGTTGTTTTTGCCGATGCAGGTGGAACGATGGCTCGCTTCCGCTATATTAATTGCTCTTGGCGTTTGGGCGATTTATAATGTAGTTAAAGAAGAAGAGGATAAGTACGAAACGCTTGAACCATTGGTGGCGGCCCCACCCCGCATGAAAGTATGGAGGTTTCAATCGGAGCGGTTTGGCATTGTCATTCAAGTGCTAAAGCGCCCGACGTTAGGGGATTTGGATCATTCTGGAAGCATCAGTATGAAAGAGGCGATATTGATTGGTTTCGCGCTGTCGATGGATGCGTTTGGCGCGGGAATCAGCGCCTCCATTTTAGGGTATTCGCCATTGATTCTTGCTTTGCTTGTATGTACATTAAATATTGTTTTTATCGGTTTAGGGTTAAAAGCGGGAAATCTGCTCTCCAAGACAAAGGCAGTGAAGAAGGCTACGGTCATCCCTGGAACGATTTTAATCTGCCTCGGCATCACGAAAATGTTTTTTTAG
- a CDS encoding sporulation protein yields MWKKLLSKLGVGAAKVDLVLHRPHVRLGEKLEGEFLIEGGAVEQQIRKLEVELQLTVQADGKAYRRTVAVIPVASSFAIQPGERKVLPFSYVLPLHLPITRHNVRYTFVTRLDIADGADAFDQDAIHILPPLALEKLFQAFAKLGFREKPSSGKISAYGQEFAFFPTNMFQGTVQEVEFFALIEEEGVRLYLEVDVWNGLAGLREREMKQELFLRYEELDDVEGTAHTLQHAIEEAVQAVQQSSFHAGTNYAPHMPPYTPPHVYYPHPEYHHEGHHYGRHGMMGAIGGFAAGMLAGMVAEELLEDVVEDAHDDHDLGDMLDVGDWFDGGDDII; encoded by the coding sequence ATGTGGAAAAAGCTTTTGTCTAAACTTGGAGTAGGAGCTGCGAAAGTAGACCTTGTGCTGCATCGTCCTCATGTACGTCTTGGAGAAAAATTGGAAGGAGAATTTTTGATTGAAGGCGGGGCGGTGGAACAACAAATTCGCAAGCTGGAAGTGGAATTGCAGCTCACCGTTCAAGCCGATGGAAAAGCATATCGCCGAACGGTGGCCGTCATTCCCGTCGCTTCTTCGTTTGCCATTCAGCCTGGGGAAAGAAAGGTATTGCCGTTTTCTTATGTTCTTCCGCTGCATTTGCCAATTACCCGTCATAATGTGCGCTATACGTTTGTGACGCGTTTGGACATTGCGGATGGAGCCGATGCTTTTGACCAGGATGCGATTCATATTCTTCCGCCGTTAGCGCTCGAGAAATTGTTTCAAGCGTTTGCGAAACTTGGTTTCCGTGAAAAGCCTTCTTCAGGAAAAATAAGCGCGTATGGCCAGGAGTTCGCCTTCTTCCCGACGAACATGTTTCAAGGAACGGTACAAGAAGTAGAGTTTTTTGCCCTGATCGAAGAGGAAGGAGTTCGGTTGTATCTAGAAGTAGACGTATGGAATGGATTGGCTGGGCTGCGTGAAAGAGAGATGAAACAAGAGCTATTTTTGCGTTATGAAGAGCTGGATGATGTGGAAGGAACGGCTCACACGCTGCAGCATGCAATCGAAGAAGCGGTTCAAGCCGTTCAGCAGTCTTCTTTCCATGCCGGCACCAACTATGCGCCGCATATGCCGCCATATACTCCTCCACATGTATATTATCCTCATCCGGAATATCATCATGAGGGACATCATTATGGCAGGCATGGCATGATGGGAGCGATTGGCGGATTTGCGGCAGGAATGCTTGCGGGAATGGTGGCTGAAGAATTGTTGGAGGACGTCGTTGAGGATGCGCACGATGACCATGATCTGGGAGACATGCTGGATGTCGGTGATTGGTTCGACGGCGGGGATGATATTATATAA
- a CDS encoding ABC transporter permease: MNIVNIAIKEIKREFRDVRTLIFMLAFPIVLMLILGTALSSAFDSTISVGDIHVLYKDKTAGEFSKYVRTFMEEAKKFDIHFKKASHHMDARRAVKQGDYDGYMEISNNGIQLYTNNNNSVKGSVLQGMVTAFADQYNMVAAVAQVKPNQVYHVMNNGPRDDYIQETSLHSKRQPGAMDYYAITMTTMIALYGAISASYLIRGERARKTADRLLAAPIHKSEIFIGKILGSMVANLLCVAIIIVFSKFVFKAYWGHHLALVYLVVLTEVLFAISFGLGISYIARTEGAARMIVMVVVQLASFFGGAYFKIDATSTMAKFITHLSPLTWVNTAITKMIYANDLSASFPAIFLNVGLSALFLLIAGMSFTRREGL; encoded by the coding sequence TTGAATATCGTTAATATCGCCATAAAAGAAATAAAAAGAGAGTTTCGCGATGTGAGAACACTCATTTTTATGCTTGCATTTCCGATTGTGCTCATGTTAATACTTGGTACGGCCCTTTCTAGCGCGTTTGATTCCACTATTTCGGTGGGGGATATTCATGTTTTGTACAAAGACAAAACGGCTGGGGAGTTTTCCAAATATGTTCGTACATTTATGGAAGAAGCAAAGAAATTTGACATTCATTTCAAAAAAGCCTCCCATCATATGGATGCGAGAAGAGCAGTCAAACAAGGGGATTATGATGGCTACATGGAAATCAGTAATAACGGAATACAGCTATATACGAATAATAACAATTCGGTCAAAGGCAGTGTTCTTCAAGGAATGGTGACTGCTTTTGCCGATCAATATAATATGGTTGCGGCTGTAGCGCAAGTGAAGCCCAATCAAGTTTATCATGTGATGAACAATGGACCTCGTGATGACTATATACAAGAAACCTCTCTGCATTCTAAACGGCAGCCAGGCGCCATGGACTATTATGCCATTACGATGACAACGATGATTGCTCTTTACGGAGCTATATCGGCCAGTTATTTAATAAGGGGAGAAAGAGCAAGAAAAACAGCAGATCGGTTGCTGGCGGCGCCAATTCATAAGAGTGAAATTTTTATCGGAAAAATACTCGGAAGCATGGTTGCCAATTTACTTTGTGTTGCCATTATCATCGTTTTCAGTAAGTTTGTCTTCAAAGCGTATTGGGGACATCACCTTGCCCTCGTGTACCTTGTGGTGCTTACTGAAGTACTATTCGCCATTAGTTTCGGGTTGGGGATCAGCTACATCGCAAGGACAGAAGGAGCTGCGAGAATGATTGTTATGGTGGTGGTACAGTTAGCGTCTTTCTTCGGCGGGGCGTATTTTAAAATAGACGCTACAAGTACAATGGCAAAGTTTATTACTCATCTTTCTCCGCTCACATGGGTAAACACGGCTATTACAAAAATGATTTATGCCAATGATTTGTCCGCCAGCTTCCCTGCCATATTCCTAAATGTCGGATTATCAGCGCTGTTTTTGCTGATCGCGGGGATGTCGTTTACGAGACGGGAGGGATTATAA
- a CDS encoding ROK family protein — protein sequence MKQYIVFDIGGTYVKHAVMNEAGSFLEKGSYPSERNDFEKFKEDLLAVVRQAKERYEVAGIAMSCPGGVDSDSGVIGGSSALPCIHGPNFKEVFGSETGLPVELENDANCAALGELWKGAAKHNRDVLFVVVGTGIGGAVVKDRKIHKGAHLHGGEFGYMMMDVRNENGDIECKTWSDIGATGALVRRVAEEKGLSVHELNGEKVFAMAEQGDPQAQKAIDEFYFALARGIFNIQYAYDPEKIILGGAISNREDFIEQIEKRLSLLMSHIDIAKVRPVIEKCHFKNDANLLGALYHYMQRRGELIE from the coding sequence ATGAAACAGTATATCGTATTTGATATTGGCGGCACCTATGTAAAACATGCCGTCATGAATGAAGCAGGCAGTTTTTTAGAAAAGGGCAGTTACCCTTCCGAACGAAACGATTTTGAGAAATTTAAAGAAGATTTGCTGGCTGTCGTACGGCAGGCAAAGGAGCGTTATGAAGTGGCGGGAATTGCAATGAGCTGCCCTGGCGGAGTAGATAGTGACAGCGGTGTGATTGGAGGGAGCAGTGCTCTTCCTTGTATTCATGGTCCGAATTTTAAAGAAGTATTTGGAAGCGAAACAGGCCTTCCGGTGGAATTGGAAAATGACGCAAATTGCGCGGCCCTTGGAGAGCTTTGGAAAGGGGCGGCGAAACATAATCGAGATGTTTTATTTGTCGTAGTAGGAACGGGAATCGGCGGAGCGGTTGTCAAAGACCGAAAAATTCATAAAGGCGCCCACCTGCATGGCGGGGAGTTTGGTTATATGATGATGGATGTCCGCAACGAAAACGGGGATATAGAATGCAAAACATGGAGCGACATTGGCGCGACCGGAGCGCTTGTCCGCCGCGTTGCTGAAGAAAAAGGATTAAGCGTCCATGAGCTAAACGGCGAAAAGGTTTTTGCGATGGCGGAACAAGGAGACCCGCAGGCGCAAAAGGCAATTGATGAATTTTATTTTGCGTTAGCGCGGGGAATTTTTAATATTCAATATGCATACGACCCGGAAAAAATTATTCTCGGCGGTGCAATCAGCAATCGCGAGGATTTTATTGAACAAATCGAAAAAAGACTATCTTTGCTTATGTCCCATATAGATATTGCGAAAGTAAGGCCAGTTATCGAAAAATGCCATTTTAAAAACGACGCCAATCTGCTCGGCGCGCTTTATCATTATATGCAACGGCGCGGGGAGTTAATAGAGTAA
- a CDS encoding ABC transporter ATP-binding protein, translated as MNILEIKNVTKKFGDFIAVDNMSLTVAEGEIFGFLGANGAGKSTTINMISGLLRPNAGEIKILGKDIGNHSHFAKRNIGIVPQDIAIYEDLTAYENVKFFAGLYGLRGSQLHERVEEALQFVGLSDKQKSYPKNFSGGMKRRLNIACAIAHRPKLIIMDEPTVGIDPQSRNYILASVKKLNEMGCTIIYTSHYMEEVEEICTRIAIIDHGKIIAEGTKEQLQAIITNTKDVWIGVKSTENMDINKLKEISGVKAVQGEENMVKISSDIGVNNLNSIIQCLMNDGVEIRSLEEKSPNLETVFLTLTGRNLRD; from the coding sequence ATGAACATATTAGAAATCAAAAACGTAACGAAAAAATTTGGCGACTTCATCGCGGTAGATAATATGTCTTTAACGGTAGCGGAAGGGGAAATATTTGGATTTCTCGGGGCAAACGGAGCTGGGAAAAGTACAACAATCAATATGATTTCCGGGCTGTTGCGTCCCAACGCGGGAGAGATCAAGATTCTTGGGAAAGACATTGGAAATCATAGCCATTTTGCCAAAAGGAACATCGGTATCGTTCCCCAAGATATCGCGATTTATGAAGATTTAACAGCATATGAAAATGTAAAATTTTTTGCCGGCTTATATGGACTGCGTGGTTCCCAGCTGCATGAGCGGGTGGAAGAAGCATTACAGTTTGTCGGGTTAAGCGATAAACAGAAAAGCTATCCGAAAAATTTTTCAGGCGGAATGAAACGAAGATTAAATATTGCTTGCGCGATCGCCCACCGGCCGAAGCTGATTATTATGGATGAGCCTACCGTAGGCATTGATCCGCAATCGCGAAATTATATTTTGGCCTCTGTCAAAAAGTTAAACGAAATGGGATGTACGATCATTTATACAAGCCACTATATGGAGGAAGTCGAAGAAATTTGCACGCGAATCGCCATTATCGATCATGGGAAAATCATTGCGGAGGGAACGAAAGAACAGCTTCAAGCGATTATCACGAACACAAAAGACGTTTGGATCGGAGTCAAATCAACCGAAAACATGGATATAAACAAACTCAAAGAAATTAGTGGAGTAAAGGCAGTGCAAGGCGAAGAAAACATGGTGAAAATCAGCTCGGATATAGGAGTCAATAACCTTAACAGCATTATCCAATGTTTGATGAATGATGGCGTAGAAATACGTTCACTGGAAGAAAAATCACCAAATTTAGAAACGGTCTTCCTTACCTTAACGGGAAGAAATTTAAGAGATTAG